In Salvelinus alpinus chromosome 30, SLU_Salpinus.1, whole genome shotgun sequence, a single genomic region encodes these proteins:
- the LOC139560187 gene encoding small ribosomal subunit protein eS8-like encodes MGISRDNWHKRRKTGGKRKPYHKKRKYELGRPPANTKIGPRRIHTVRTRGGNKKYRALRVDVGNFSWGSECCTRKTRLIDVVYNASNNELVRTKTLVKNCIVLVDSLPYRQWYEAHFATPLGRKKGAKLTPEEEEVINKKRSKKIQKKFEERKKNCKISPLLEEQFMQGKLLACIASKPGQCGRVDGYVLEGKELEFYLRKIKAKKGK; translated from the exons ATGG GTATCTCTAGGGACAACTGGCATAAACGCCGCAAGACCGGCGGCAAACGAAAGCCCTACCACAAGAAGAGGAAGTATGAGCTGGGTCGTCCTCCTGCAAACACCAAG ATCGGACCCCGTCGTATTCACACGGTGAGGACTCGCGGTGGCAACAAGAAGTACCGTGCTCTGAGGGTCGACGTGGGCAACTTCTCCTGGGGCTCTGAGT GCTGCACTCGTAAAACCAGGCTCATCGATGTGGTGTACAACGCCTCTAACAACGAGTTGGTGAGAACCAAGACCTTGGTGAAGAACTGCATCGTTCTCGTTGACAGCCTGCCTTACAGGCAGTGGTATGAGGCCCACTTCGCCACTCCTCTGGGACGCAAGAAGGGAGCCAAGCTG actccagaggaggaggaggtgatcaACAAGAAGAGGTCGAAGAAGATTCAGAAGAAGTTTGAAGAGCGCAAGAAGAACTGCAAGATCAGCCCTCTCCTGGAGGAACAGTTCATGCAGGGGAAACTCCTCG CCTGCATTGCCTCcaagcccggccagtgcggcagGGTGGATGGTTACGTGTTGGAGGGCAAGGAGCTGGAGTTCTACCTGAGGAAGATCAAGGCGAAGAAGGGCAAATAG